TTTAATGGTAAAGTAATTGATGGTGCTTGTAGCATTAAAACTGGCGATGATAAAAAAATCGTTGAATTACCAGCAGTAAAAGCAACTATTTTTTCAACAAAAGATCAAGTTGCAAATGCTAAAACTGAGTTTACTATTACTTTAGAAGATTGTGCTATAGATACTTTTAGAAATGTTGCTGTTACATTTAGTGGTCAAAAAGATTCTACAAACGCTAAGTATTTAAGTAATAATAACTCTGGTACTGGTGCGGCAAAAAATGTAGCCTTACAACTTTATGGCCAAGATGGTGATGCAATCACTTTAGGTACTAAAGAAGCAGGTAAATTAGTTCTTAACACTGGTACTAACGTTCTTCGTTATAGTGTTGATTACGTTTCAACAACCCCAGACGTCACTGCGGGTACCGTTAACGCTACTGCTGATTTCCAATTAAATTATAACTAATAATTGAGTTATCTGTAATATACAAAACATTACCCGATTAAACTGGTAATGTTTTTTATTTTAACAAGCTCGTAATGGAGCTTGCTTTTCTTATTAATGGTACTTCCTATGTTAAAAAAATTAATCATTGTTTTTTTATCTATTTTTATATGCCAATTTGCGCATGCTGCAGGTGTTTCGTTAGGGGCAACAAGGGTTATTTATCCTATCAATGCAAATCAAGTCACACTTAAAGTCTATAATTCAGATAACGAAGGTAATTATCTTATCCAATCTTGGATCACAGATTCTGCAGATAAAAAGAATGGTGACTTTATTATTACTCCGCCATTATTTGTTATGAAGGCTGGCCTTAATAATATGCTTAGAGTGGTTTATACCGGAAATAGAGAGAATTTAGCAAAAGACAAAGAATCATTATTCTATTTCAATTCAAAAGTTATTCCATCAACTGCTGAACTCGCTAAAAATCAAAATGCGTTAATGATTTCAACAACAACAAAAATTAAGTTATTTATGCGCCCCAACGGTTTGACCATTGAAGATGCGCTTGAAGCACATAAAAAATTGAAATGTAGTTATCAAAATAATCAAATAAAAATTGAAAATCCGACACCTTTTTATCTGAATTTAGTCTCTTTAAGAGTTAATAATCATGATGTATCAAATGCAGCAATGATCCCGCCGATGGATTCGGTATTGCTTAAAACATCGATAAAAGGACCGTCATTACTATTTAATGTCATTAATGATTACGGCGCGCAAATAAAAGATAACATTTGTACGTTATAACCTTATAAACAATGGCATAGCAATCGCTTTGCCATTTAGACTGTTTAATTAGCAAATAAATAGAGTATTAAAGATCAGACAAAAATTACCAGAATAAAAAAAATAATAAAAATAATAATTAATTAAAGATGATGAAAAAGTATGTCAATAATAAAAAAATTTTTGCTTACCGCTGCGATTTTTCCAGCGGGAATATCTTCTGCGCAGGATTATTTTAATCCACTATTTTTAGGCTCAGATATTGCATCTATTGCTGATTTGACCTATTTAAATCAGGGGAATGAATTTACACCAGGTGAATATTATTTAGATTTATATGTTGGCGAGACTTATGTGCGAAATATATTTATCAAATTTTATCAAGATGCGAAAACTCAAAAGGTATTACCTTGCCTTGTAAAAGATATTCTAACAACGATACCTTTTAATCAAAGCGCTTTGAAAAAATTAGATTTAGCAAATGAATCGCCTGATGAATGTATTAAAATTTCAGCAAAATTACCAAATACTAGTTATAAGGTTGATTTGACAAACTCTTCATTAAGAATGTCAATCCCACAAATTTTTTTATCAGCTGTTTATTCTACTCTAGCACCTGAAAAAGAGTGGAATGATGGTATTACAACTTATTTAATGAATTATAGCTTTTCTGGCGCCTATTCCAAAAATAAGCATGACAGTGACTATCAGTCTTATTATTTGAGTATGAATAATAAGGTTAACTGGGGAGCATGGCGCCTTTATGGCAGTGGTTATTGGAATGCAAATAAGTCTGGCTCACACTCCCGACATGAATTTAATACCAATAGCATTTATTTAGCTCGACCAATAGCTCCCCTAAAAAGCAGTTTGACACTAGGTCAGAGTTCATTGGGTTCGAATCTATTTGACTCTATATCCTACATTGGTATGGGACTAACTCGTGCTGGTGATATGTTGGCAGATAGCGAAAAAGGCTACTCTCCTCCTATTCGAGGAATTGTTGATTCACGGTCGAAAATTACCATTAGACAAAATGGTTCCATTATCTATCAAACCTACGTTGATCCAGGACCTTATAATATTACTGATTTAAACCCTGTCGGTTCGAGTGGTGATTATCAAGTAGAAGTTACTGCGGCAAATGGCACGGTAGCAACCTATTCTGTTCCATATGCCACGGTAACTAATTTACTAACCGAGGGTAATTTTGACTACTCTTTTGCTATTGGTAAATTAGATGAGAATGACTCATCTAAAAAAAGCTTTGTGCAAAGCTCATTTTCATATGGCTTACCAAATAGAATTACCGCTTATATGGGCACCCAATTATCATCCAAATATAAAGCTTTTGGTTTTGGTTTAGCCCATGATTTCGGTTATTTTGGCGGCGTTTCTATTGATGCCATTTCATCGCAAGCTCATTTGGATGACGAGAGTTATGAATCAGGACAATCATATCGGTTACTGTATTCCAAGAATTTCTTAACATCTGGCACGAGTTTTCAATTAATGGGCTATCGTTACTCAACCGCTGGCTACTATTCATTTTCAGAGGCATCATCTAAAATATCGTCCTTTAATAATATAACGGGGCAATCTACCAACCGCTATCTGTACGGTAGACGAAAAAGTACCTTTCAAGCTAATTTTTCTCAAAACCTTGGCAACTATGGGCAAGTCTATATTTGGGGAGATAAAACCGATTATTGGGGAACGGCTAATAGTACCAACTTACAATTTGGCTGGAGTAAAACATTTGATGTATTAAATGGATTATCCGTCAATGCCACGTTTAATAACTACAAATATGAAAAACAAAAAAATAATTCTATCTATTTGTCATTAAATTTGCCTCTCTCTAGCCGCTCAAGTAATTATACTTTGTATGCATCAAATAGTTCTACTTACAACACGTCTAGCCATGATATGAGTAATAATACCAGCCTTTATGGTAATGGATTTGATAATAAATTAAGCTATGGCATTAACCAAAGTTTAAACAATCATGGTGGCTCAAGCAC
The genomic region above belongs to Orbaceae bacterium lpD02 and contains:
- a CDS encoding molecular chaperone — translated: MLKKLIIVFLSIFICQFAHAAGVSLGATRVIYPINANQVTLKVYNSDNEGNYLIQSWITDSADKKNGDFIITPPLFVMKAGLNNMLRVVYTGNRENLAKDKESLFYFNSKVIPSTAELAKNQNALMISTTTKIKLFMRPNGLTIEDALEAHKKLKCSYQNNQIKIENPTPFYLNLVSLRVNNHDVSNAAMIPPMDSVLLKTSIKGPSLLFNVINDYGAQIKDNICTL
- a CDS encoding fimbrial protein, with amino-acid sequence MNKLVLSALVAGAFLSSSAFAADPLNVNGGTVTFNGKVIDGACSIKTGDDKKIVELPAVKATIFSTKDQVANAKTEFTITLEDCAIDTFRNVAVTFSGQKDSTNAKYLSNNNSGTGAAKNVALQLYGQDGDAITLGTKEAGKLVLNTGTNVLRYSVDYVSTTPDVTAGTVNATADFQLNYN
- a CDS encoding fimbria/pilus outer membrane usher protein, which produces MSIIKKFLLTAAIFPAGISSAQDYFNPLFLGSDIASIADLTYLNQGNEFTPGEYYLDLYVGETYVRNIFIKFYQDAKTQKVLPCLVKDILTTIPFNQSALKKLDLANESPDECIKISAKLPNTSYKVDLTNSSLRMSIPQIFLSAVYSTLAPEKEWNDGITTYLMNYSFSGAYSKNKHDSDYQSYYLSMNNKVNWGAWRLYGSGYWNANKSGSHSRHEFNTNSIYLARPIAPLKSSLTLGQSSLGSNLFDSISYIGMGLTRAGDMLADSEKGYSPPIRGIVDSRSKITIRQNGSIIYQTYVDPGPYNITDLNPVGSSGDYQVEVTAANGTVATYSVPYATVTNLLTEGNFDYSFAIGKLDENDSSKKSFVQSSFSYGLPNRITAYMGTQLSSKYKAFGFGLAHDFGYFGGVSIDAISSQAHLDDESYESGQSYRLLYSKNFLTSGTSFQLMGYRYSTAGYYSFSEASSKISSFNNITGQSTNRYLYGRRKSTFQANFSQNLGNYGQVYIWGDKTDYWGTANSTNLQFGWSKTFDVLNGLSVNATFNNYKYEKQKNNSIYLSLNLPLSSRSSNYTLYASNSSTYNTSSHDMSNNTSLYGNGFDNKLSYGINQSLNNHGGSSTTGINATYSADIAKLSMGVVQASSSKQVDYGIAGSLLAHSGGIVFSREISDTAVLVEAKGAAGARITRQGDNIVIGKDGYALIPYVQPYHYNDVELDPGTFSDTFDIQDKVLKTVPTQGAITKIIFDVLTGYNFLITLEYQGQPVPFGALVLNTSNKSTAITNDDSTVYLTGVENNSSFSIQLTPNTSCTFKVSYGDNFIPNMINKRSVTCL